In [Mycobacterium] stephanolepidis, the genomic window AGCTCGCCGGAAGGCCCCGGGCCGTTTACGGCAGCGCAAACTGACTATGTCTATCTATTGATGCCGGTGCGCCTGCCCGGCTAGGGCTTGCGCCCCAATCGATATAGGTACTGGTCATCGGAGGTTATGGGTCATGCAGCTGGGTTTGGTTGGACTGGGCAAGATGGGTTTCAACATGCGCGACCGGCTGCGCGCCGGTGAGCATGAGGTCATCGGGTACGACCCACGTCCGGAGGTCACCGATGTGCCGTCGCTTAAAGCGCTGGCAGAGGCGTTAGAGGCGCCGCGCGTGGTGTGGGTGATGGTGCCATCGGGCCCCATCACCCAAGAGACAATCGCTGAGCTTGCCGAGGAGTTATCCGAAGGCGACCTCGTGATAGACGGCGGTAACTCACGATTCACCGAGGATCAGCCGAACGCAGATCTCTTGGCCGCCAAGGGAATTGGCTACATCGACGCGGGTGTCTCCGGTGGGGTGTGGGGTAAGGAAAACGGCTACGGGCTGATGGTGGGCGGCAGCGACGCCGATGTGGCGCGCGCGTTGCCCATCTTCGACACGCTGCGCCCCGAGGGTGATCGCGCGGACGGCTTCGTACACGCCGGCCCGGTGGGCGCGGGCCACTACGCCAAGATGATCCACAACGGTATCGAGTACGGCCTCATGCACGCCTACGCCGAGGGGTACGAGCTGCTGGCGGCCGAACCGCTGATCACCGATGTGCAGGCCGTGTTGCAGGCCTGGACCAAGGGCACCGTGGTGCGGTCATGGCTGCTGGATCTGCTGGCCAAGGCTTTGAAGGAAGACCCCGGCTTCGATGCGATTTCCGGATACACCGAAGACTCGGGCGAGGGCCGCTGGACCGTCGAAGAGGCCATCAACCACCGGGTGCCCGCGCCGGTCATCGCCGCGTCATTGTTCGCGAGATTCGCTTCGCGGCAGGAAGATTCGCCAGCGATGAAGGCGGTCTCGGCGTTGCGTAACCAGTTCGGTGGCCACGCGGTCAAGCGCGTCGGTCTTTCCGGCTAAGGGACCCGCGCGGACCGACGTGTACGTACGACAGCTGGGATTGCGGGACTTCCGGTCATGGGAACGGGTTGACCTGGAGCTCGAACCCGGACGCACCGTATTCGTCGGTCCCAACGGTTACGGAAAGACCAATCTGGTTGAGGCCCTGTGGTATTCGTCGACTCTCGGATCGCACAGAGTTGCCACCGACGCCCCCCTGATACGCAACGGTGCGGAGCGGGCGGTGGTGTCGACCATCGTCGTCAACGACGGCCGGGAACTGGCGGTCGATCTGGAGATCACTGCTGGGCGGGCCAACAAGGCCCGGATCAACCGATCCCCGGTGCGCAGTCCACGCGAGATCGTTGGAATTCTGCACGCGGTGCTCTTCGCGCCAGAGGACCTGTCCTTGGTGCGCGGCGATCCGTCCGACCGACGCAGGTTTCTCGACGACCTGTTGATTCAGCGCCGTCCTCGGATGGCCGGAGTGCGTGCCGACTACGACAAGGTGCTTCGGCAGCGCACCGCGCTACTCAAGACCGCAGGTGCGGCGCTGCGACAGCGCAGTGACCAGGGTGTGCTCGATACCCTCGACGTGTGGGACGGGCACCTGGTGGCGCACGGTGCCGAATTGCTTTCCGCGCGTATCGAATTGACACTCGAGCTGCGGCCACTGGTGGAAAAGTCGTATCAACTGTTGGCGCCCGCGTCGCGGCCGGCCGATATCGCGTACCGCAGTAGCGTCGAGGGTGTCGAGGGAGAACTTTCGGTGGACCGCCTCGCGGAGGCGTTGCATGCGGGGCTGGCCGCCAAGCGGTCGGCGGAGATCGAGCGCGGAGTCTGCCTGGTGGGACCGCACCGAGACGATCTGGAATTGCGACTCGGAGACGGGCCCGCGAAGGGTTTCGCCAGTCACGGGGAATCGTGGTCTTTCGCGTTGGCTCTGCGCCTTGCTGCCTTTGATCTGCTCCGTTCCGACGGCACCGATCCCCTCCTGATGCTCGACGATGTATTCGCAGAACTGGACGGTGCCAGGAGGAGGTCGTTGGCCACTGTGGCGGCCGATGCGGAGCAGGTGCTGGTGACGGCGGCGGTTCCCGACGACGTTCCCGAGGAGTTGTCGGCACGCACGGTTACCGTCGACGTACAGGAAGATTCTTCGGGACGAAAGTCGGTGGCACATGAATGACGAAGAGGCCTGGCCGCCGGAGCACCTGGCCGGGGTCACGGGGATGGATCTGGTGCGCCGGGTGCTCGAAGAGGCACGTGGCGCGGCCAAACAGCAAGGTAAAGACATCGGCAGAGGCGGCAGGTCCCCGCAGCAGCGCCGCCGGGTCGCAGGAGGGCGTCGCACGTGGTCAGGTCCTGGCCCGGATGCGCGCGACCCGCAGCTGCTGGGACGGGCCGCCGGCGATTTGGCTAACCGCCGGGGCTGGTCCTCTCGAGTCTCCGAGGGTGCGGTATTCGGGCGGTGGGAGGCTGTCGTCGGCGAGCAGATCGCTGCACATGCGACCCCAACCGCCTTGAACGAGGGCGTGCTGACAGTGGCTGCGGAGTCCACCGCCTGGGCGACGCAACTGCGGCTGGTGCAGGCACAGCTGCTAGCGAAGATCGCGGCGGCGGTGGGAGACGGTGTGGTGACGAGTTTGAAGATCTCCGGGCCGACCGCGCCCTCCTGGCGTAAGGGTCCCCGGCATATCGCCGGACGCGGTCCGCGCGATACCTACGGCTGAGGGCTCATCGCCGCGTCGTGCCGTAGAACCGACGTCTAGAGCGCCTGACACGGCCTGATCCGAGATATGCGACGGACGGCGTAAATAGAGGGGATGAAACATGCCCTGAAGCTAGGTGCCGCCGGTACAGACCAGTAGGATGTTGGTAACACGGTTCGCTGGGTCTGTGGCCCGCGAGAGTCGTTACTTCCAGACAGGAGACAAAGTCGATCGTGGCTGCGCCGAAGAAGAGTGCCAAGAGCGAATACAGTGCCGACTCGATCACCATCCTAGAGGGGCTCGAAGCGGTCCGGAAACGCCCCGGCATGTACATCGGGTCCACCGGTGAACGCGGTCTGCACCATCTGATCTGGGAAGTTGTCGACAACTCCGTTGACGAGGCGATGGCCGGCTACGCCACCACCGTCGAGGTGACGATGCTTGAGGACGGCGGCATCCAGGTCAAGGACGATGGCCGCGGTATCCCGGTGGCCATGCACGCATCCGGAATACCCACCGTTGACGTCGTCATGACCCAGCTGCACGCTGGCGGCAAGTTCGACTCCGATTCCTATGCGGTGTCGGGCGGTCTGCACGGTGTGGGTATCTCGGTGGTGAACGCGCTCTCGACCAAGGTCGAGCTGGAGATCCTGCGCGATGGCCACGAGTGGCAGCAGGTGTACACGGCCTCGGAGCCGGGGACGTTGCAGCAGGGCGCGGCCACCAAGAAGACGGGTACCACGGTCCGATTCTGGGCGGATCCGGAAATCTTCGAGACCACCACCTACGACTTTGAGACGGTCGCCAGGCGTCTGCAGGAGCAGGCCTTCCTCAACAAAGGTCTGACCATCAAGCTCACCGACGAGCGTGTGAGCAACGCCGACGTGACCGACGAAGTGGTTAGCGACACCGCCGAGGCGCCCAAGACCGCGCAGGAGCAGGCTGCGGAATCGGCTGCCCCGCATAAGGTTAAGAACCGCATCTTCCACTACCCCGATGGCCTGGTCGACTTCGTCAAGCACATCAACCGCACCAAATCAGCCATCCACACCACCATCGTCGACTTCTCCGGAAAAGGTGAAGGCCACGAGGTCGAGATCGCGATGCAGTGGAATGCCGGCTACTCCGAGTCGGTGCACACCTTCGCCAACACCATCAACACCCACGAGGGTGGTACGCACGAAGAGGGATTCCGTGCGGCGCTGACGACGGTGGTCAACAAGTACGCCAAGGAGAAGAAGCTTCTCAAGGAGAAGGACACCAACCTCACCGGTGATGACATCCGTGAAGGGTTGGCGGCGGTCATCTCGGTAAAGGTCGGCGAGCCTCAGTTTGAGGGCCAGACCAAGACCAAGTTGGGCAACACCGAGGTCAAGTCGTTTGTGCAGAAGGTATGCAACGAGCAGCTGCAGCACTGGTTCGACTCCAACCCCGCCGACGCGAAAACTGTGGTGAATAAAGCGGTTTCGTCGGCACAGGCACGGATCGCGGCGCGTAAGGCGCGCGAGCTGGTCCGCCGCAAGAGCGCCACCGACATCGGTGGGCTGCCCGGCAAGCTGGCCGACTGCCGCTCCACCGATCCGTCGAAGTCGGAACTGTATGTGGTGGAGGGCGACTCGGCCGGTGGTTCGGCCAAGAGCGGCCGCGACTCGATGTTCCAGGCCATCCTGCCGCTGCGCGGCAAGATCATTAACGTTGAAAAGGCCCGTATCGACCGGGTTTTGAAGAACACAGAAGTCCAGGCAATCATCACCGCACTGGGCACCGGTATCCACGATGAGTTCGACATCGCCAAGCTGCGGTATCACAAGATCGTGCTGATGGCTGACGCCGACGTTGACGGCCAACACATTTCGACGTTGCTGCTGACGTTGTTGTTCCGTTTCATGCGCCCGTTGGTCGAGCACGGGCACATCTTCCTGGCGCAGCCGCCGCTGTACAAGCTCAAGTGGCAGCGCAGCCTGCCGGAGTTCGCCTACTCCGACCGCGAGCGCGACGGATTGATGGAAGCAGGGCTTAAGGCCGGCAAGAAGATCAACAAGGACGACGGCATCCAGCGCTACAAGGGTCTTGGTGAGATGGATGCCAAGGAGCTGTGGGAGACCACCATGGATCCGTCTGTGCGTGTGCTGCGTCAGGTGACACTCGACGATGCCGCCGCGGCCGATGAACTGTTCTCGATTCTGATGGGCGAGGACGTCGAGGCGCGTCGTAGCTTCATCACCCGAAACGCCAGGGACGTGCGCTTCCTCGACGTGTAGTGGCTCTCGCCCAACTGGCGAGATAGTTGCGGATTCAATTTGGTCTTGAATCTTTTTGTCGGACGGTGGAACCGATCCTGAGAGCTTGGCGTCGTATCTCTACAAGTGGGATAAGAGAGACGTCAAGGAGCGACGAACATGTCGGAACGCTTTTCGGTGCGGCCGGAACAACTTAGCCGGGCTGGTGCAACGGTTGAACTGGAGTCACGGTACGTCGACCGCATCACCTACCTGCTGGGTACTGAAGCGGTGCCGAAGAGCGATTTCGTAGGCCTGATGGGCGAGCTGCGTGAGCCCATCGAAACGTTGATGACCAAGACTCGCGATCGGTATGACCAGCGGCAGACCACGCTGCACATGACGGGCGATGAACTGCGTTCCCTGGCGAAGGTTTACCAAGAAAACGAGGACAACAACTCCCGGCGCTTCCGTGAGGGCGGGGCACCTGGTGGGCACGACCAGAATCGCCCGGGCGATCCGGGGATGCCGATGGGTCCCTATGTGCAAAACCTGCCCGATCTCACCGCTCCGGAAGCGAAAACCGCTGACGTGAAGGCCATCGTGGAGGACACGATGAGTTGGCTCGCCGATGTCAATGGTGCGATCAAAGACCTGATCGGCTGGGATGCGATTGAGGAAGGTATGAAGCCGCTCCTCGGAAACTGGGAGGAACTGACTCGAATCGGTCAGGTCTACGGAAAGTCCGGGACCGGCATTGAGGCGGCGGGTAAGGAGTTCTCGACCACAACCGTCGCCCTGAAGCCGACTTGGGATGGACAGGCGGCATCTGCTTTCGATGACTACGCGGCCAACCTTGCTGGAGCGATGCAGGGCGAGGGTCCGTTGATGCGGGTCCTGGAGAAGAGCATGGCGAAGCTCGCCAAGCAGATCGAGGAAATGGTCCGGACCGCCTGCAAGACAATTCAGGAGAAACTGAAGGAGGAAGTCGACACTAGCTCGGTGTGGGCTTGGCTCAAGCTGCTTGCGAAGAAGATCCCGATTGTCGGCTGGGTCCTGCAGGGAGCCCGCATTATTCAGATCTTGTGGCAGGTCTACGAAAAAGTAAACGAGATCATTGATCAGATCGAGAAGACGATCGCGCTGCTCAAGGAAATCATCGCCTTCGCACAGAATCCCGAGCAGTACCTCCAGGGAGCCGCAGACGCAAAGATTGCTGAACTCAAAAAGAAGATGGACGACGCCCAGGCCACGGCTGAGTTGGGGGTAGACATCGCTAGTCTGCCTGCGGCGGTTCCGGCTATCGTCAAGGCGCCCAAGGACAGCTATTCCGGAGGCTTTGGCGCCGACCCGTGGAAGGACGCGCAATGACCGAAGCATTGGATTGGATCATGCAGAAGGTCGAAACCCGGATCGCTGAAATGGAACAGGTGCGACTCTCTGTCGAGGAATTCATCGCGACACCGATCGACGAACTTGTTCCCCCCGTTGTCGCAGACGACCAGCAGCGACAACCCGCGGAGACCACCAAGCCAGTGCCTCGGATCCAGCTTCCTACGGAAGCAGAATTCGAAGAAGATGACGCATTCGCGTTCCGTAAACCGTACCGTAGGACAGATTGGTGAGATTCATGTTTAGGCGTCACGCCTGGATTCCGTTGTTACTGTTGCCCATTGCGGTCGCTGGTTGTCAATCTACGAAACCTTCGGCTTCGAGTACGGGTACGAGCGGTGCAACGACAGTGAGTTCGAGCGCCACGAAATCGACTGCGTATCAGCCGTTTACGCCGCCGACCGATCCATGCAGTGCGATCCAGCCCGAGGCTCTTCAAGGTCATGGGACCGCGCCGTACGATGCTCATCAGAACAAGAGCGACCCGGCGCCAATGGTCGGGTGCGTCTACCGGGATGCCAACGAGGCGTTCGTGTTGCAGACGAGCCTTTTCAAGAACGCAGATGGCGCCTCGATGAACCGGGCTCTCCACGCACGGGCAGTAACGGAGCGCGGCCTCGAGATCTACGTTTCCACCGAGGCCGCTGACAAGTGCGATGCCACGATGGTCGGTCCTGACGACAATCTGGTCGTCTTCAAGTTCGAGCCGACACCCGAGGCGGTGGCGAATGCTCAGCTGCCCCCTGGCCAGACCTGGTGTGATCGATCTACTGCGGTGATGGTGCTCGCAGGAGAACGCCTGGGGTGGACGCACTAAACACAGAGCGCTATTCGGTGCCGCACTGGAGCCCAGACGCCTCTTCCTGTAGCCCCCGAAGTTAGGGGCTAAGAATTTTGGTGCGGAGCGGTTACGAGGGCCTTGAGCGGTTCACGCTCACTCGTATTTGACGTCCCAACCGAGCTTTTTATAGCGCTGCTTCTCACGTTCTTGCGCCTGCTTGTCGGCCTTCTCCTGCTCGCTCCAGTCGCCTATGACGGCCGGTGATGCCTTGGGTAGGTCGCCCATGAACTCGTAGGTGTTGTCGAGGTTGATCAGGATCGCCGGGGTTTCGTGGTCGTCGTCCTCGTCGTGACCGCCCTTACCATGGGCGCCCGCGCCGCCCATCATGCCCATGGGACCCATTGCGCCGCCGCGTACTCCGGCCGCACCGACGGCGGCCGGGTTGGTACCCGCCCCGCTTGTGGCTCCGCCCGGAAGTCCGCCGCCGGCGCGCAATGCGCTGGCACCGCCGGCGGTTCCCGAGGCGAGTCCTGTCCCGCCGGCAGAGCCGGAAGAGCCATAACCAGCAGCGGTCGTTGATCCCAGAGGAAGCCCGGAACCGCCTGTGCCCGTTCCGGAACCAAACGGCGAGCTTCCCCCGGCACCAGCGCCCGATCCGGATCCAGCACCTTGGCCGCCGCCTGAGCCGCTACCGGAACCGGAACCGGCGCCCTGCCCCTGGCCGCCTTGTCCCTCGCCGTTGGCGAGCTGGGGCTTGGTGTCCTTGTTGGCCAGACCGTCGGTGCCGCCGCCTGGGGACTGCAGATTGTTACCGGACCCACCACCCGAGTTGCCGCCCCCGCCGCCGCCACCTCCACCGCCCGGCTGCTGAATAGAACCACCGCCAGGGGTTTCCGAGGCGGCGTCCGCAATCTTGGGTCGGGTGACGTCCATGGGCGTGCTGTACGTGCTTTGAGCATCTTGGGCGAGTTGGAACGTAGCGTCCTCACGTTGTTTCTTGGTGGCGTCGTCCGGCAACTGGTGCCGTCCGGGCACCCCAGACGAAGCATTGAGCGTGCCGCCGTCATTGGCGAGGGCGGCGCTCATCTTGTAAGTCTTGTTTTGGAGGCCGTCGTCGGTGATTTGTTCCATGTACGTCGCGCGTAGTGCAGCTTGCGCGGCTCTAGGCCCCGAACCGGCCCAGAACTTCTCGTCGTTCAACTTGTCGTGCGCTGTTTTGAGCCTCTCGAGCGACGTGTGAATGGTCTGAGACGTCTTGTACCAGTCCGCAATCAGCTCGGATGCGTTGTTTTTCGACAGCGCGGACAGCTGTTGGCTGATCGTCTCGAACGACTTTCCGTACCAGTTATCGTTTGCCACGGTGGTCCTCCCCTACTACTTCGGAAGCTTTTGTGCGGTTAAGGTCGCGACCTCGACGGCCTTGGTGCAGGCGTCGGGAATCTGATCAAGTGCGGGTGGGTCCGAAACGGCCAATATGATTCCTACCGTTGCCTTCTCGGAAGGAAGTTCCACGTAGCAACTGCGCATATCGCCGGGCTCATCGCGATAGGTCGCGCCGTTCAATCCTTCGATCGTGATGGGTTGGGCCCCGGGGAACTGCGTCTGGTCGAGATAGTGATCAACGGAACCATTGAGAACCGTGATCTGAACGCGCCAACCGGCGCCATACCATTTGCACCCGCGTAGGAGGGTGGAGTCAATCTCTTTGATCGATGTGGGGTCGAGACCGACTCCGCGAAGATCGTTATCGCCGTAAGCCGCGCACGGGTCAAACGTTGTGCCGTCGTTCTTACTGGTGGGCGATCGGTGCGGTATGGAGGAGGCGCTTGTTGGGGCGCTGGTAGTCGACTTAGTTGCCGTCGCGCCCGTTGACGAGGTGCCTAACGGTTCCCCGCCGGTTTGAGTTGTGCACGCGGTGATGCTGGCCGCTGCCAAGAAACCAGACAGAAGGGCAACACGTCCGGCTTTCACGCGGTCACCGTGATCTGCACCCCGCCGAGCTTCTCGGCGATGTTCTCTGCGGAGAGCTCGTCGACGCGCGAGTAGACCTGTTCCATCGCAATGAAGTGGTCAATTTGCGCGGTGTAAATGTCGCGTTGGGCCTTCAGTTTGTTCAACAGCGTGTCGACTTGATGCTGGTAGTGCTCGACGGCTTGGGTGCCGGAGGCGAGTCCGTCCGCCTCCCCGAATCCCTGCGCCTTCTTGAAGGCACGGGCATCGTCAATTGCCTGGTCGATCTCATCGCGCGCGGCGAGCACTAACTTCGCCATCGTCTTGCCAGCGTCCGCCTCCATGTGCAGCTTTCCCGTGGCACGGTCGCTCTTGGCCTGCGTGAGGATGTCCTGGAGACCAGGGTTGTTGCCCACGTCAGTCGTCTGAGACCCCATCGCTAACCCTCCACCCAGAAAACGCTCATGTATGGATGGACGTAGCCACCCCCGCTTCGGTTCCATTTTGCCGCGACAAATTTCCGGTGACAACGCGGGCGATTCTGATCGCACGGATCTTCGAAGGATAACCTCAGGCTAGGACGCCTTTCCCGAGTCGAAGCCTCAGCCCTGGCGAGACGGGTCCCCACCGAGCCCTGCGGCGGTCCGGTCGTCGGTCCCGATGAATGCGATGCTGGTCATCCGAAGTTTGTCGCGATAATCATCGCAGCGCGCCCCGTCTCCGGTCATCAGCCCCGCTAGCCGCTCGACGGCGGGTCCGATGTCGGCCATCTGGTCGGCGTAGTGAGAGCCAAATGTCTCGGCCCGCAGCTCGCAGGACCGAACCTTGTCCCCTTGAGCCCGTAGACCCTCGGCGGCTCGCCCCCACACACCCGCCAAGCTCTCGACACCGTCAGAGTCGAGGTACGTCATAAGAACGACCCTTCTTAGTTTCAACTACCTGTTCGGACGCGGGTCCACGCGGATCGGTTCCATGTGTTTTGGGCGGGTGACGGGCCGGGCAGGTGGCGGTGAGCTCGACAGGGTGGGGCTCCTAGAACGGAACCGTGCTGTACCCGGGCGGGGCGGCGGTTCTGTTCCGGAGGAATCTCTCCAAGGTTGCGCGGTCGCACGGATACGGCAGCGTCCCACCGTTCCGGGTACCCGCCGAGGTCCGATTGGAGTCGTTGACCCAGTACTGCGGTTGGCCGTTCGCATCGAATGTCACGCGTGAGATCGATAAGAAGTGTCCACCGCCAGGCGATACCGAGCCGTTGACAATCACCTGGCGCCCGGCCTGTAGATCTGCCGTCATCTGATTGGTCAGCTCCGCGATCGCCTCTGGCGAGTTGCTTGTGGCGTTGTTGACGGCGGAGTCGATGCCCAGGCTCTGCAGCTGCTGGGTCATCAGACCGGGCCCTCCGGGGAAGCCGTCTCGCTCGGCGCCGGGATCGTAGATTTGGACGCCTTGCCAGCGGGTGATCTGGTCGATCTCCGCCCGATTCGGTGGGAAGTGCAGGGGCGCACCGTCCATCAGCTTGTTCTGCACGTCGGCGGGAAGGTTGATCTCCTTGCCATTGGGTCCTTCTCGCGTCCCGTACTTGTTGGCCAGAGCGCTCGCCAGCGCCCACCGGGAGCAGTCGCCGCCGCCGGCTTCAAGCGAGTACTGCGACCACTGGCCCACCTGATCCTGTTCCTCGGCGGTGAGTGGATTCCCCACGGCCGGAACGTTTTCGCCGATGTTGAGCGCTTGGCGCAGGATGGTGTAGTTGTCGGTGACGAATTGGTCCATGCTGGTGTTGGCGTCGTTGAAGGCGGCGATGGCGGTGGCGACCGCACCGATGACACTGGTGCGTAGGTCGTCTTTGACTTGTCGGGCAGGCCAATTGACGCCGGGGCTGCCGTGCCAGGCGTACAGATGTTTTTCTGAGCCCTCGACTCCGGTGTTGTTGGCGCTGATCGCGGCGGCGCCGGTGATCAACCGGTTGGCGAAATCTGTTGGATTGTTCTGAATGGTTCCCTCGATCATCAGCGTGATCGCCGCGGTGTATTCATCTTGTTTTTTGTTCAGGCCGAAGTACAGGTTGTCGTCGACACCTTTCACCGCGTCCTGGGCGTCCTTCAGCTTCTGAAGATTGGTCTGCAGCTGTTCGGTGTTGGCTTTGTATTTCTCCCACGCCGCATCGGCGGCATGGCCTTTCACGTACTGCGAGAGGCGTTCGGTCTCCCCGATCAACCCGATCTGCTCGGTGCCACCGGTGACGGCATCTTGCAGGTGGTCACCGGATTCGCGGATCACCTTCAAATCGATGTCGGCTTCCTTGTAGTAGGCCGACTCAAAATCGGCGGCACTGCGGTCCATCGGCAGCCCGGACAAGTCGACCCCGGCCTGACTCAACTCGCTCTGGTGAGTCTTCAGAATCTCCCAGTACACACAAAAATCCCGAATCTTGGCACCGTCATCGAGCACCTGCCGACCCGTGTCATAAACCACCATCACAACCCCCCGCAGCCCTAGAACTTCAGCCGGTTTCCGCGAAATTCCCAGAAACTATCCTCGTCGTCCCAACCGGCTGGGGTCAGCCGCTTCGGGGACGCATCGTTGGCCGCAATAGGGAACTTCTTCACAGGCGGGGGTGCGTTTCCTGCCTCCCAGACGGCACGTTCTCGTGCCTGGCGGGTCTGCTCGGCCCGGATTTCCTGGAAGCGCTGGGCAGTTCTGAGTTTTCGAGCCTCAGAGGAGCGCCCAAACTCCAGTT contains:
- the gnd gene encoding phosphogluconate dehydrogenase (NAD(+)-dependent, decarboxylating): MQLGLVGLGKMGFNMRDRLRAGEHEVIGYDPRPEVTDVPSLKALAEALEAPRVVWVMVPSGPITQETIAELAEELSEGDLVIDGGNSRFTEDQPNADLLAAKGIGYIDAGVSGGVWGKENGYGLMVGGSDADVARALPIFDTLRPEGDRADGFVHAGPVGAGHYAKMIHNGIEYGLMHAYAEGYELLAAEPLITDVQAVLQAWTKGTVVRSWLLDLLAKALKEDPGFDAISGYTEDSGEGRWTVEEAINHRVPAPVIAASLFARFASRQEDSPAMKAVSALRNQFGGHAVKRVGLSG
- a CDS encoding WXG100 family type VII secretion target — translated: MSERFSVRPEQLSRAGATVELESRYVDRITYLLGTEAVPKSDFVGLMGELREPIETLMTKTRDRYDQRQTTLHMTGDELRSLAKVYQENEDNNSRRFREGGAPGGHDQNRPGDPGMPMGPYVQNLPDLTAPEAKTADVKAIVEDTMSWLADVNGAIKDLIGWDAIEEGMKPLLGNWEELTRIGQVYGKSGTGIEAAGKEFSTTTVALKPTWDGQAASAFDDYAANLAGAMQGEGPLMRVLEKSMAKLAKQIEEMVRTACKTIQEKLKEEVDTSSVWAWLKLLAKKIPIVGWVLQGARIIQILWQVYEKVNEIIDQIEKTIALLKEIIAFAQNPEQYLQGAADAKIAELKKKMDDAQATAELGVDIASLPAAVPAIVKAPKDSYSGGFGADPWKDAQ
- a CDS encoding DUF721 family protein — its product is MNDEEAWPPEHLAGVTGMDLVRRVLEEARGAAKQQGKDIGRGGRSPQQRRRVAGGRRTWSGPGPDARDPQLLGRAAGDLANRRGWSSRVSEGAVFGRWEAVVGEQIAAHATPTALNEGVLTVAAESTAWATQLRLVQAQLLAKIAAAVGDGVVTSLKISGPTAPSWRKGPRHIAGRGPRDTYG
- a CDS encoding DUF3558 domain-containing protein; this translates as MKAGRVALLSGFLAAASITACTTQTGGEPLGTSSTGATATKSTTSAPTSASSIPHRSPTSKNDGTTFDPCAAYGDNDLRGVGLDPTSIKEIDSTLLRGCKWYGAGWRVQITVLNGSVDHYLDQTQFPGAQPITIEGLNGATYRDEPGDMRSCYVELPSEKATVGIILAVSDPPALDQIPDACTKAVEVATLTAQKLPK
- the recF gene encoding DNA replication/repair protein RecF (All proteins in this family for which functions are known are DNA-binding proteins that assist the filamentation of RecA onto DNA for the initiation of recombination or recombinational repair.), producing MYVRQLGLRDFRSWERVDLELEPGRTVFVGPNGYGKTNLVEALWYSSTLGSHRVATDAPLIRNGAERAVVSTIVVNDGRELAVDLEITAGRANKARINRSPVRSPREIVGILHAVLFAPEDLSLVRGDPSDRRRFLDDLLIQRRPRMAGVRADYDKVLRQRTALLKTAGAALRQRSDQGVLDTLDVWDGHLVAHGAELLSARIELTLELRPLVEKSYQLLAPASRPADIAYRSSVEGVEGELSVDRLAEALHAGLAAKRSAEIERGVCLVGPHRDDLELRLGDGPAKGFASHGESWSFALALRLAAFDLLRSDGTDPLLMLDDVFAELDGARRRSLATVAADAEQVLVTAAVPDDVPEELSARTVTVDVQEDSSGRKSVAHE
- the gyrB gene encoding DNA topoisomerase (ATP-hydrolyzing) subunit B, translated to MAAPKKSAKSEYSADSITILEGLEAVRKRPGMYIGSTGERGLHHLIWEVVDNSVDEAMAGYATTVEVTMLEDGGIQVKDDGRGIPVAMHASGIPTVDVVMTQLHAGGKFDSDSYAVSGGLHGVGISVVNALSTKVELEILRDGHEWQQVYTASEPGTLQQGAATKKTGTTVRFWADPEIFETTTYDFETVARRLQEQAFLNKGLTIKLTDERVSNADVTDEVVSDTAEAPKTAQEQAAESAAPHKVKNRIFHYPDGLVDFVKHINRTKSAIHTTIVDFSGKGEGHEVEIAMQWNAGYSESVHTFANTINTHEGGTHEEGFRAALTTVVNKYAKEKKLLKEKDTNLTGDDIREGLAAVISVKVGEPQFEGQTKTKLGNTEVKSFVQKVCNEQLQHWFDSNPADAKTVVNKAVSSAQARIAARKARELVRRKSATDIGGLPGKLADCRSTDPSKSELYVVEGDSAGGSAKSGRDSMFQAILPLRGKIINVEKARIDRVLKNTEVQAIITALGTGIHDEFDIAKLRYHKIVLMADADVDGQHISTLLLTLLFRFMRPLVEHGHIFLAQPPLYKLKWQRSLPEFAYSDRERDGLMEAGLKAGKKINKDDGIQRYKGLGEMDAKELWETTMDPSVRVLRQVTLDDAAAADELFSILMGEDVEARRSFITRNARDVRFLDV
- a CDS encoding DUF3558 family protein, with amino-acid sequence MFRRHAWIPLLLLPIAVAGCQSTKPSASSTGTSGATTVSSSATKSTAYQPFTPPTDPCSAIQPEALQGHGTAPYDAHQNKSDPAPMVGCVYRDANEAFVLQTSLFKNADGASMNRALHARAVTERGLEIYVSTEAADKCDATMVGPDDNLVVFKFEPTPEAVANAQLPPGQTWCDRSTAVMVLAGERLGWTH